In Pseudonocardia sp. C8, one genomic interval encodes:
- a CDS encoding LysR family transcriptional regulator, producing MHESLAPALHRFVAVARTGHLTRAAEQIGVPQPTLSRAVARLEDELGVALFHRVGRGLRLTAAGRTLLPRAEAALAELATAAAELAGDADPATGRVAFGFLGTLGPEVVPRILRGFRAAHPRVRIELVQSRHADLLDRVRDGAVDLALTSPMPDEPGLAATALAEEELRLVVPAGHRLATRSGVDLAEVADEPFLLFARGYGLHGTVEAWCAQAGFRPHRAFEGGETATLRGLAGAGLGVALLPLGPDAPGVVQLPVRSPRTVRTLGMVHAAGDRPTPPVRDLRAFVAEHGPRLLAHGLPSAPWNA from the coding sequence GTGCATGAGTCGCTGGCGCCCGCCCTGCACCGCTTCGTCGCCGTCGCCCGGACCGGGCACCTCACCCGGGCCGCCGAGCAGATCGGCGTCCCGCAGCCCACGCTCTCCCGGGCCGTCGCGCGGCTCGAGGACGAGCTGGGTGTCGCGCTGTTCCACCGGGTCGGGCGCGGACTGCGGCTCACCGCGGCCGGCCGGACGCTGCTGCCGCGAGCCGAGGCCGCGCTCGCCGAGCTGGCCACCGCCGCCGCCGAGCTCGCAGGGGACGCCGACCCGGCGACCGGGCGGGTCGCGTTCGGCTTCCTCGGCACCCTGGGACCCGAGGTGGTGCCACGGATCCTGCGCGGGTTCCGGGCGGCGCACCCGCGGGTCCGGATCGAGCTGGTGCAGAGCCGGCACGCGGACCTTCTGGACAGGGTCCGGGACGGGGCCGTGGACCTCGCGCTCACCTCGCCGATGCCCGACGAACCGGGCCTCGCCGCGACCGCGCTGGCCGAGGAGGAGCTGCGGCTCGTGGTCCCGGCCGGCCACCGGCTGGCCACGCGGTCCGGGGTGGACCTCGCCGAGGTCGCCGACGAGCCCTTCCTGCTCTTCGCCCGCGGGTACGGGCTGCACGGCACCGTCGAGGCGTGGTGCGCGCAGGCCGGGTTCCGGCCGCACCGGGCGTTCGAGGGCGGTGAGACGGCGACCCTGCGCGGGCTGGCCGGTGCCGGGCTCGGGGTCGCGCTGCTCCCGCTCGGCCCGGACGCCCCGGGTGTCGTGCAGCTGCCGGTGCGCTCGCCGCGCACCGTGCGGACCCTGGGCATGGTGCACGCCGCGGGCGACCGCCCGACACCGCCGGTCCGTGACCTGCGGGCGTTCGTCGCCGAGCACGGCCCACGGCTGCTGGCACACGGGTTACCGTCGGCGCCGTGGAACGCATGA